From the Dermacentor variabilis isolate Ectoservices chromosome 5, ASM5094787v1, whole genome shotgun sequence genome, the window GATCACAATTCCGTACAGGTATGGTAGAATTCAGAGCCATGTGCCTCATGGGCACGAGATCAACGCCCGGTTCCTCTGGAGTTGGTGGCAGCGAttggttatttttttatttatttatttcccatactgtcaatccctcatgggattataacatGAAGGGCAAGcacatatggtagtatttgcgaacaaagaatataaatacattatataatcatacgtgtgttattgcaaaggttttggTTTCGCTAAACAAGAGATATAAGTacttcatcacaaatgcaatatttgggtgCAATATACTATAACTGAAGAAGAAACCAAAcaagaataagaaaagaaaacctgAGAACACATGGGATATAAAAAAAACAGGATGCAGTCATGCCTATAaatgcatcatacaaaaagaacactattaaagtgttaggctatcAAGATCGGTAACAAACCTGAGTATGTAAatcagagctgtaaggcaaggAGACGTTtttccactgaattagcaaatgtatctaatgaggagctgttactaatggattcactcagtttattccactctcttattGCTAAAGAAAAGAAgttcttaaagcaatcggtatgaaaagaatgctcattgagtgtttctgtgtttttatgccgcgttggccgtgtttcatttctggagatgtatctagaggtatcaatgttaagcttgttgtgtaagagctggtacataagcttagaacgggctagtacagctcggttttgtactgttaagattccggctttgttatgtagttcggtgggcgagtctgtgAATTTATGCTTATTGTATATataccgtagagctttcctttgtacaccttctagttttttaatAAGTTGTTTAGTGTATGggaaccagataacatttgcgtatTCAAAAACTaacctgacgaaagttttgtgAGCCAGAAGTTTTGTACCAGTTGGttagtcggaggtgtcttccaagaaagaaaaggcgtttcattgcagtcGCTGTAACGTTATTTATACgggagttccatctgaagtcatgtgttaacgttaatccgaggtacttgtgttcatgaactcgtattagtggaacgtcgttaacggtatacataaagctcgagttacttttttttctgctgattgaaagaacagcagatttcttagtattgatggtcatctgccagtgggcacaccagttagacacagctttcaagtcgttgtttaatgttatgtGGTCATCATGTGAGTTAATATTTAGATGAAGAATGCAGTCttctgcaaatagcctaatgtttcctgtgatttttgttggtaggtcattaataaaaatttgaaataaaaggggagccagaacgcttccttgggggactcccgatgttacccgggctgtctgggaaatctgtcGGTTCACTTCCACAAACTGAGTACGGTttccttatgagctttttgtgtgatacccgatcaaatgccttcgacaaatcgagtaggatgaggtctgtttgtctgtgttggtcgatattaaatgatatgtcgtgggttagttccagtagttgagtgattgtagaaaggcctctgcgaaagccatgttgatatggtGATATGATATTCTCCTTTTCTAAGAAAACGGTTATatgttttagtatgatgtgttctagaagtttgcacACGGTACTCGTAAGCGAAATCGGCCGAAAGTTGGACGGGTCGTCTTTGCAGCCTGATTTACGTATTGGGACAACTTTTGCAGATTTCTAATCCTGTGGGagaacagatgatgataatgatttgttaaatattatacaGAGGTACTCCTtcatccattctgcgtatcgtttTAAGAAAGCGTTGGGTATTTTATCCAGGCCTGGCCCTTTTTTTTGTGTCcaggtttaggagaaggttcagTACTCCGGCCTCTGTGACGGTGGGGGAGCTTAGTGTGCTGTTAATGGTGATGTCAATTTGAGGTAGTTTCCCATCGTCAGTTATGTACATAGATACGGTGTCAATCAGTCGACCGCGGTCAGTAACTTCCAAGGAGCGAATGGTGTACATCCGCACCTTTCTCCATCTCTTGCGAGACAATGACCTTTATGAGAAGAAGCAGACATTAGCAaggcgcaaaaaaaaagctaagGAAGCGGTATACGGTGCACTGTACGCTGGATAGTCCATACCCCATGCTTTGCTCTAAATCGCTTCATTCATGCTGACGAGCTTTTTCAACTGTGACCTTCCATACGAGATGTTCCGGTTACTTACTCTGTCATGTCAGAGTCAAAGCGTGCATCCGACTCGGAAGTCGAAACAGCTTGGCGAccagggtggttgcttgggctagttggtaattcaggatcaaaaataacgtacaacGCGAAatacaaggacagcgatagacgacatacgtATGTCGTCATacgtgtatgtcgtctatcgctgtccttgtccttcgggctgtacgttatttttgagcTTGGCGACACTGGAAAGCTGAGGCCAACCTCGAGGACTTGATCGCTTGATCGATCCCACTAACGAAACCTCGAATAGCCAGAACGTTCAATAACTTGAGCGATCAACTTGGCCAGCTTATGCGTGGAAAGTTGTACATGAATGCGCCAACTGTTCAAAAAACCGCTGGTCTGTGTGGTTCATGAGAGAAATAGCTCCGACTTCTTAGGGTCTAACTCCTTGTCCCGAGAGCCACGAGGCATCTGCTTTCATATCACTTTAGATGGTCTTGCATATTTCGTTATCAAGTCATCGGCGGGATCTTAATTGAGCCTCTTGGGTTTACTAAAAGCTTTCTAATATTATTCCTATTATTATTGTTGGGTAATTGCTTTTATTATTTTAGACAATTGTTAGTCATAGGCGATTATTATTTCTATGAATTATTCAACTATGAATGGGTTTATTACAAACCATTCGTTTCATGTCTCCCCTTCGTCTTTGTATTTTGCACTGTAGTAATTATAAATGAATACCAATTATCTCatttcaccgttctctgaaactGTCTAATCTTTAAGATATTGCTGCAACAAGCTTATAGTAGGCGAACGGTTTTATTAGCAATAGTGTGCAATAAGTGCAAGGGCGCCATGTGTAagacttcttttttcttgattcgcTTATGGCGGGCTCGTTAACACTCCCAACCACGACGTTTCCGCGCGTCAATAAATCACCCGATCGATCCGTCTTACGACCAGTAGTTCTAAAACGACATCCCAAAAAAATTCGCTAGCTTCCAGAAGTACGAGCAGTCATTTTTTCAACGAGTAATCTGATAAATCCGATGGCCTTGATGACCATGTGTTTCCCAAGCTACTCCTGCAAAAACTACGGTTTGCTGGCTTTGTCCATCTGTATTTTTCACTCTTTGCTCTGTTGCAGTCATACGGATCATATTTTGTCACCTTTGTGGTATAGAGTCATATCAATATCGCTATTGGCTGAACTAGCCGTCGGCATTTTTCGTAGAAACCAGAACGTTTCCATGGTTGTGCTGCTGCCGGACAAGGTAGACGGGCTGGATGACCTCGAACGGCGCATCACGCCCTCGGAGCTGGCCGCCATGATCGCCAGCGTGAGCGGCTCCACCAAGGTATGCAGGCTCCGCAGGCTGACGCGTCGTGACATTTTATTGTTCAGCCTTGAGGTCGCATCCCAAGTTCTCTTAGCGTTGGCTGTAACGAGGCTGTTGCGGGCCGCCTCTGGAAGAAACACTTGGTTGCGGATGGCCGTTATTGCGTGTGGAAACTCTGCCTGAGAGTGCGCATCACCTTGTGCATGACGATTTCGTGCAGGTCCGCCTGAAGCTGCCTCGCTTCAAGCTGTCGACGACCTCTGACTTGCGCCGCGCCCTGTCTGCGCTGGGCGTCACCGATTTGTTCAGCTCGCGCGCCGACCTCTCGGGCGTCGCCGTGACCGGCGGTGGCAGCGGCCGGGCCACCCACGGTAACCCGGGCTGCGGCGGCTCAGCTTCTTCGCTCGCCGGCGGCGTCTCGGTGGCTCTGCACCGAGCTGCTCTTGAGGTGACCGAGGAAGGCACCGAGGCTGCGGCAGGCTCAGCTTCGGTCGTCACCCGCCGAGACCTGCGCGCCGTCGAGTTCACGGCCGATCACCCGTTTATGTTCCTAGTGCGAACCCACGGGCCTGGTGCAGTAGCGCTTTTCGTGGGAAACGTGCGCCATGTGCAAGACGTTGACGCGTGACTGGGACGAATTAAGTGTCCACACTTAAAAACGGACAACCGTTTTGGCACTTACGTGCCGTGCACGGACACACAAAATTTGTGCAACTCACTGTTGTCAGTGAGGCCTTAGCTGTGCATCGATACTCTTGTCGATTTGCTTTGCTTATACCAAGCAAACCTTGGAAAGAATCGCAGCAGAAAATGGAAGCGATGATCAAGTGCAAGTATGCGTGGATATATTGTTTTTGTAGATTCATCGTTATTTCACACCTCTGTACCGCTAATTGCTGCCTATAGATTTAAGCTCAAGGAGTTCTAATTTGAAGTTAACACGACTTGCCAATTGCGCAATTTTCAACACGAACACAAGCACGAAGACACAGCCACAGACGACAGGAACTAGTGGTACGTTTTGGGATTCTAACAAACGCGTAATTCTAAATACCTGCTGTCAAAGTTGACCTTCGCTTCGTTACGAGGTCGGAGATGCCAACAGCGATGCAAACGCCTCATCTAGCCTCGCCTTTCTAGCCGATTAGAAACTGTCATACCGGTTCAGCAGTTTTACATCAGTTTTCTCGTCTGCATGACGTCAGTGTGTGTCTGCCTTCGTTACGCAAACTCTGCTAACGCCGGGACAAGCGACGTGTCTGTAATAAAATGGGGCAGATCAATCGCCAACTCATATGCCCGATATTTCAGAGGCTGTGTTAGGAGGAATGTAGAATGGGTTTCCCTCCCATTACAGTCATCTACAACTTTGTCATTTAGACGCGATCCACAAAGCTGCACTGTCAAAATGATAGAACTGCCCTAGTGAAGCTGTCGCCAAACATGTTTAGGGTTGGAACTTCACTGCTATGTTCAGATGCGAAGCTTTGACTGTCGCGGGGCAAATTCACAGTGTAATCCTTGCAAAAATTTTCTTGGGGTTTTCATAAGGGAgagtcgtttttttttcgtgcataaTTCAAACATGGGTTCCAATGCAAAAATGGGCAAATTATACTATATACGAGAAGTTAGGAACCgaaaattttattaaaaatttattGTTTTCTGAATAATTTAATATTTGCAAATTTACGCGAATGTAAACAAGGTCTACACGAGAAAACACTGCCAGAAAGAAAGCTGAAAACGGGAGGTATAGATAAGAGCACAGGTACTGATATTTGTTTACATTTAATTTCATCTCAAGGCGATTTCTTGTTCTGATAAACGGAGAGAATATTAAGTACACTATACCACACTCTTCGTATGCTTATATATGTCAATGTATAGAGACGGAACTGCGTAATGAACGTCCCGTAGTCCTATATGAGGGTCGCAGTTGAGTCGTCCCAGCGATAGCTATCGTGAAGGGTTTCATCGACAGTACTCCCATCGGCGGAGTGACTGAACCGCCTTCATCTCTGCATTGTTTAGTTTATGTATTAATTTTCGGGCACTAAACCAACGACTTGCTTCGAATCAAAGCGACCAGTTGCTTTGCCGGCACCAACACGACGGTCAAGTGTGGGCAGTTCACAGGAGAGTTGAGCCATGAACGAGACATTCACTGGAGTCCTCCGGGCCTGCTTAACGGAGGTAACTGTGCTTCACGTGCTAATATACGCGGTCACAGTGGCAATAATCTACGGAAACAAAATGAACCGGGGAAGTTAATATTAAACTTTAATATGGCAAATCTGTATTGCGGAAATCCTCAAGGTGGAAAAAGTTTCATGAAAGGCAAACATTCTCGGAAAGGCGCGGGTTCCGGGTTCGAAccagaacaattttttttcaactgcgaagctttcgaTCCAAATAACCGgtacgtcttttctttttttaaatgaacCATGGCCACCTTAATTAGGCGGCCATGATTCGCTATGTTAGGGCGCAAAATTGTATTTTAAATGATGTGACAAAAGTGAATACTCTTCGGAAAAGGACAGTTTATGAATCTGCGGCATGAACTGAGTAATTAAGCTGTTAATCAGTGAAACTTTGGTTTGCCTGATAGCCAATTATCTACTGTCCGACATGGCGGCTTAGTGGATATGGCATTGTGCGGcgagcacgaggtcacgagtTATGAATGCGGGCGGAATGCAGGAATTTCAACGTGCTGATATCAAGCAACtgttatttaaagaaaaaaactggGGGTCGATATTTATCCGTACCCAAACGGTGCGACATTGAGTCGTCGTGTAGCTTTAGTCGTAAAACTGTAGATGTGATTGTATAGTTTGTTACGCAAAGTTGTATCTGCCTGTTCATGTAACTCAGCTTCAAAGGCGGGCTAAATCATTATGTAGAATGTGGAAGCGCGACTGTTAACAGCTGTGTAATCGTTCCGGCTCAGATGCGGCCTCTCATTGGATACCGCCGTGACCCCGACGGGACAGTTGTCGCCACTGGGCTTGGCGGATACGTCTACTATTTGCTTGTGGAGTCACTGATGATCAAGTGAGTTGGTATGCATGCGCTCGAGGCACATTCGGCAGCGTGTCTCAAAGTAGAAAGTGTATGAAGCATTTTTCAGCACGCGAAGTGAACCTGGGCGGTCTCTCGACGAAGCTGCGCGGGGCCTAATTTCCAAGTGAGACGTGAAGCCGCATAGCGcgagcgcgcgcacgcgcacacacaaaagtACAAACACAAAGAGACAGGGAGCTTGCTCAGCTTTTCCGATGTTCACATGCCATTTAATATATAGGATAAGTGCTTCGAGGGTAGGAATATCGGTAAGCGCTATAGCATTAAATTTTATACTTGTTTCCATGACGAAATCCATTTACTTAGAGAATTATAGTAATTCACGTTCAGAACTACTTGGGACGCCGTGGAGGTAGACATCGGACGAGTATTGGTCACCCCAAGTTCTCTTATGCACACTTAAGTACACGGACTTTTTTTTTACGGCAGCAATAATCGGAGTGCAGACGGCGTTAGGTAATGCTCAGTCGCGTAAATACCCTAGCTATCAAGTCGGTGCTGCAGTAACTGTATTTgctatgattgattgattgattgattgattgattgattgattgattgattgattgattgattgattgattgattgattgattgattgattgattgattgattgattgattgattgattgaagaaaACAACATTGGGCCAGTAGCAGCCCTTCAACAGCTTCAACAGGCATGGCAGCCCTTCAACAACTTCAACAGGCATGGCAAAGATTGAAACTTAATAAAAATAAGCACGAAAGGAAATAAAAGGTGTGTGTATAATATTTTCTAACAAGAAGCATTTTACTGCAACTACGAAACTCCTAGCCACTTGAGTGCAGAGTGGTTGCGTATTTCATATTTTCGCACCACAAAATTGCAAAAATAAAAGTTCACCGTAGACGTTAGGTATGACAGAAAAATTGAAATTTAGATTGCTTGCATTTATAGTGTTAGTGGTTTGCATTATGAACGATCTTATTGCCAGTGGGCAGCTGTTTATGATGCTATGTGTGACACTTGGCACCTTTAATTAAAGCACAAGTAGAAATGAGAAGTTCTTGCTTAAATATGATGCTGATTATTAGAGTTTGTTGGCGCAAAGGTCAGATggggccaaagagcgccaagttcTTGAAATAGCAGTCTGTTTCGATTCTATATGCCGCGGGAGTATCCACTGATTGTGCAAAAATAGTTTATCCGGTGAAATAGATGAGCTTATAATACAGTAGTGTGCTTATGGCTGATGTTATAACGGTATTTCAGTGTGTGTATCAAAACGTGGTCATTTCACTAGGCGTACATGAAAGCGTGGTAATTGTTACGGGGGCGTAAGATGGATGAGGCGTCAGCAAACAGTGAACGAGAaggtgcgatatatatatatatatatatatatatatatatatatatatatatatatatatatatatatatatatatatatataccatctGATTGGTCACGAAGGAAATAATTAAGTCGAGACAGCATGGTGGCGCGCATCTCTTGTTCACCGAACAGATACTAGTTCACCGCATGTTCACCTGACAAAGATGAGCTGTCCTT encodes:
- the LOC142581803 gene encoding iris-like, producing the protein MSLRFANRLYAGLDVRLSPEFVALVNSSYRATVANVDFVADPEAARHAINEWVFRETASKIVELLPPGSVDSATCVALVNAVYFRGSWAELFDPELTALEPFYETPTRSRKVKMMYRTGRFAVGRHEGLGISLITIPYRNQNVSMVVLLPDKVDGLDDLERRITPSELAAMIASVSGSTKVRLKLPRFKLSTTSDLRRALSALGVTDLFSSRADLSGVAVTGGGSGRATHGNPGCGGSASSLAGGVSVALHRAALEVTEEGTEAAAGSASVVTRRDLRAVEFTADHPFMFLVRTHGPGAVALFVGNVRHVQDVDA